Proteins from a single region of Acidobacteriota bacterium:
- the rsmH gene encoding 16S rRNA (cytosine(1402)-N(4))-methyltransferase RsmH, with translation MHEPVLVAEVISHLAPARGGLFVDCTLGAGGHTRALLDAGASRVLAFDRDSSALALASASLDAYRARVDMVHADYRTLGDVLDARAISLVDGGVLADLGVSSMQLDDAARGFSFRADAPLDMRMDRDSGLPASAMLQEVDETVLADVIYRYGEERFSRRIARAIVGARQTGAIETTGQLASIVRRAVPSRGWQRIDPATRTFQAIRIWVNRELDDLDAFIRLAVSRLCAGARLAIIAFHSLEDRIVKHTFRALAQGPEPLIALLTRRPVEAGDEEVARNPRARSAKLRVAERLA, from the coding sequence ATGCACGAACCAGTACTCGTCGCGGAGGTCATCAGCCACCTGGCACCCGCTCGGGGCGGGCTGTTCGTCGACTGCACGCTCGGCGCGGGCGGGCACACCCGGGCTCTGCTCGACGCCGGCGCGTCCCGCGTGCTCGCGTTCGATCGCGACAGCAGCGCGCTCGCGCTCGCCTCCGCGTCGCTCGACGCGTACCGCGCTCGCGTGGACATGGTGCACGCCGACTACAGGACGCTCGGCGACGTCCTGGATGCCCGGGCCATCAGCCTCGTCGACGGCGGCGTCCTGGCCGATCTCGGCGTGTCCTCCATGCAACTTGACGATGCGGCGCGCGGGTTCAGTTTTCGCGCAGACGCCCCGCTCGACATGCGGATGGATCGCGACAGTGGTCTGCCGGCGTCGGCGATGCTGCAGGAAGTCGACGAGACGGTCCTGGCCGACGTGATCTACCGCTACGGCGAGGAGCGCTTCTCACGCCGCATCGCGCGCGCCATCGTCGGTGCCCGCCAGACGGGCGCCATCGAAACCACGGGCCAGCTGGCGTCGATCGTGCGTCGCGCCGTGCCGTCCCGCGGCTGGCAGCGCATCGACCCTGCGACGCGTACGTTCCAGGCGATTCGCATCTGGGTCAACCGCGAGCTCGACGATCTCGATGCGTTCATCAGGCTCGCCGTGAGCCGCCTGTGTGCCGGCGCCCGCCTGGCAATCATCGCCTTCCACTCGCTCGAAGACCGCATTGTCAAGCACACGTTCCGTGCGCTGGCCCAGGGCCCCGAGCCGCTGATCGCGCTGCTCACGCGCCGTCCCGTCGAAGCCGGCGACGAGGAAGTCGCGCGCAACCCGCGCGCCCGCAGCGCCAAGCTGCGCGTGGCCGAGAGGCTGGCCTGA
- a CDS encoding division/cell wall cluster transcriptional repressor MraZ, which yields MLRGRIPAKIDDKGRLKVPSAFRAHIEAEYGPALFLTSLSPTGEFVRLYPLAVWERIEQKLATLPQLSQARKAFEMTTSYWGHMAEFDTQGRVVIPPALRDAAAALADVDVLGLQTSIEVWNADRLRAKVESHGLNDTFLDELAALGI from the coding sequence GTGCTCCGCGGACGCATCCCGGCAAAGATTGACGACAAGGGGCGCCTGAAGGTGCCCAGCGCCTTTCGGGCGCATATCGAAGCGGAATACGGGCCGGCGCTGTTCCTGACCAGCCTGTCTCCCACCGGGGAGTTCGTGCGTCTGTACCCCCTCGCGGTCTGGGAACGCATCGAGCAGAAGCTCGCGACCCTCCCGCAGCTCAGCCAGGCCCGGAAGGCGTTCGAGATGACCACGTCCTACTGGGGGCACATGGCCGAGTTCGATACCCAGGGACGGGTCGTCATCCCTCCCGCCCTTCGCGACGCGGCCGCCGCGCTGGCCGACGTCGACGTGCTCGGTCTGCAGACCTCCATCGAAGTCTGGAACGCCGACAGGCTCCGCGCCAAGGTCGAATCGCACGGACTGAACGACACATTCCTCGACGAGTTGGCCGCTCTCGGCATCTGA
- a CDS encoding cell division protein FtsL produces the protein MDREYVLRKPVQNRPIVREVDHARQRDLVRTTVGGACVLATVLFTAWMHLDGRRLAKEAVDLATARSRHMEVRRHLELELQSLESLARVQAIATRQLHMKAPTRETSAVIERVTVTPSPSRSVVAAR, from the coding sequence ATGGACCGCGAATACGTCCTGCGCAAGCCGGTCCAGAACCGTCCCATCGTGCGCGAAGTGGATCACGCGCGGCAGCGCGACCTCGTGCGTACGACGGTCGGCGGCGCCTGCGTGCTCGCGACGGTGCTCTTCACCGCGTGGATGCACCTCGACGGGCGCCGGCTCGCGAAGGAGGCGGTCGATCTCGCCACGGCGCGCAGCCGGCACATGGAAGTGCGTCGTCATCTCGAGCTCGAGCTGCAGTCGCTCGAAAGTCTTGCGCGCGTGCAGGCGATCGCGACGCGCCAGCTGCACATGAAGGCGCCGACGCGGGAGACGTCTGCCGTGATCGAGCGCGTCACCGTGACACCGTCGCCGTCGCGTTCCGTGGTGGCGGCCCGGTGA